The sequence below is a genomic window from Hydractinia symbiolongicarpus strain clone_291-10 chromosome 10, HSymV2.1, whole genome shotgun sequence.
TCAAGTCTGACGAAAGTCAGTTTACTTGTTTAGTATATTCACATGTATTGCTGCTTTGTCATGCAGCTCCAAGATGACATTGCGAATCAATGTGAACAAACAATATATGAAATTCGAGACGTGATATAATTTAAACATAACGAGGAAAACACTACCACGATTATTATTTATTTGGCAAGGAGGTTTAATAAAATCGCAATTAAAACGTTATTTCCACTAATATGAATTTAATGCAACAGTGGAAGTTTGTTTTAAAGTTGTTGCCACACTATGACATCTCGCGCTCCGCAACTTTTGTTTGGTGAAGAAGGATGGTGACATCATAAATTCATTATGTATTGATTTTAACAGGttgtcaaaaaaagaaaatggagCAGAGTTGTGAGAGAACTGGACTTACCTTCGTCCATCACAAGTGCTGCTTTCACACTCAGAACGCAGTAAGTACACTTTTAAAATATCATGACAATAAATGAGAGTGTGTGTGTGTGAGAGAGAGTGTGGAAGAAGGGGGAAAGTGGTCCAACTATTTTCTTGAGGGATAATGTTTACAGATAACCAGTATATTAATGCATTCATGACAAGTAATTTATCGCAAGACGACGCTATTCTTCCGACGTAAACAAATCACTATATCATAACAATGTATAGTTTATCAGTTTTTCATCATGATGGTCAGAGAAGCAACGTATGAGGTGTTTTATTTCCTTTCTggataatttaatttaaatattcacTCCCGGGAGCATTAAATTCATATTACGCGGTAATCCGTAATAAGATTTAGAATAAGTAAAGTTATTTAAACTTATTATGTTTAAGTTATGAGATATTGAGCAGCGTTAAATATGTATTACCGACCGTTAAAACTCCACTAACGCGTGTATCTTTGTTACATATACGTTTTCTTTTTTGCAGATATATGCGCTTGTTATACCCATACGAATGTGAGAAGAAAGGAATACCaagcaattttttatattatgaagATGAAGTTGGATGGAGTCCCGAGTCGAGTAAACTTTCTGAACATCACTACGATGTCAATAGTCGTCCACCGAAACTGTTACGAGAGGATAAACATTCGTCATATCAAAAGGAACCAAGATATCACTCTAAGCCTGAGTCATCTTATGTTGAACTTTCTTCGCAATCCGAGGATAACATTCGCTCGAAATTGAGGGAAGAGATTGGTTTTAAACGGAAATATGAATCCCCTGCAAGTCCTTCTGCTAAACGTGCCAAAAGCGAAGAGTTAGATAGAGATATATACGAGGCTTCTAATGTACAGGTATGTGAACTGAAATGGTTAAATTTCTGCTTAAATTTCAAATGCCTTTCATACAAGCTTTTGTATTAGAAAAACAATTTCAGTCTTAGTAAATTACAAAGGTTATTTATGCAAATTTCTTTGTAGGTAACCAGACCACAATCATTTGACAATACATTATTATCAAATCGACCCATGATTTACAATGTAATTGAAGATAGACGACGCTATTCAGATAGCGACCCTGTTAAAAAGGAAAGAGTTACTCCTACAGAGGAAAAGCCAACTGAAGAGGATATAGTACGAGAATCTGAAAGAGATATGCTAGAGAAGGAAAACTTTCAAGACGAGGAAAGATACCAATACAAAAGAATGATTTTTTCTGAAGAAGACAAAAATTACAAAGACTTTGTTTATCCGTCGTTTACCTATCAAGAAAAACATAGTAATTCACATCCAAGAGATTGCAGAGATTGCATCGTGAGCCAAAGCTCGCCTGAACCTGTGAGAGTACAGAGTGTTCTCGAAAATACGCGTGTGAAGTCCCACATGTTGCACAGACAACCACATAATGGTGAATATTATCCCGATTCCAGAGCTCGATCCCACTTAAGCAGATCTTTAGACGAGAGAAGTTTTTCAGGAGAGCGAAGTATGtacaaaagaaaatttgttaATTATTATAGACCTTCTGTAAAGAACGTTAGACTGTCAACAAATCCAAGTGAAATGAATATTACAATTGAAGAACGAACTGAGACAGCTATGGCCTTGTCAATTGTTGTTAATGGTATCAAGTATACAGGTACATTGCTGTCAAATATTCAGCGACCATGaaagttatatttatatttttaattgttatTCGATTTTGTTATTATATAAAGCATGTTTAAATGCGTAAATAAAATCCTTcagtaaatttatttcttttccATTCAGTATCCTCGCTTGTCTATTTTAGGGTTGTTTTCTGTATTGACTTCTTTAGTTACAGTGAAAAATTCATTACAATGTAGTATAACACATTTGCTTGAATAATTCATTGTAACATACCATAGCTTTAGCCTAAATTCTTTTCTTATTTCATTATACCATAACGCTTTTACtgcaaaagaaagttaataaatATGTCCAAGCGTGGTCTTAACAGGTAGCAGTTCCatcgaaataaaaaatacaaaaggtAGCAGAAACGACATTACATTTTAGAAATCTGTTCctaaaatgcatttttaaataccaaaattttaaacatatttagcCACCCATGTGAATGAGAACATTGCGATTTCATTGCATAATGAACAAAGCGCGAATAAATGTTCCTTGTGAGAACATCTTGTATGGGGGAAAGTACTGATCATATCTGACTAGATAGGTTACATTTCCTTTAATTTCAATATTCTGACTCCCTACGCTGTGGGTAAGAACCTTACTGTGCTGCTGTTTTGGTGGATCGactttgaaaaatatcaaaggaCATGTGAATTTAAACTGAAACTTTTACTACAcaattaaaaagacttttcaCCGTACCGATAACATATAATTAACCCTATTTAGGGTCCTCAATGCTGGGCGAGGAGCTGATTTGCACCCTTCCCATTTGTAATATCTACATTTGTTGGTACATTGAACATGAAACTGAAACTTCCAACAAACGTTCACCAGGCCTTAAGTAACAACTTGGTCCAAAATAATTGCTGATTTCAGCGCCTAGTTAGATTAGGCTTAAAATAGGTGTTAGAAATTCATTTAATTACTCTTATGTAAATTCTGTGTTGGAGAAATaccatataaaatattttttatagctgGTCGttaagtagaaaaaaaattattcccatcctgaaattttttatgaataaagaaTTTGGGTAATTGTCGACATATTCAAactataattcaaaaaatgtaCAACATAAAGTTTGTGAAGTATTCGTATTATTACTTTGTTAACAGGGTTGCATCAGTGCTTTTAATGTGCCGTTATACTGTACATCCTAACGGCAATATCCTTCGTTGTCATCAGTGTGGTTAATGCAGGCAAGTATACGGGTTTTTAGCTAATTAAGGATTAATcattaataaaaaaagatgCAAGCGACAACGACTCTCCCTTCAAACATTGACCTCCGCCACGTATTATACTCACAAGCTGGGACATACTTTGACGTCAATCATTATTCTCCGGTATCACCATGTCAAGTTATTATACAGATAGTAGAACGTCTTATACAGTTTTTGTTTTAAGCAACAGTCAGATAGAAAATACTCTGATGAAACCACAAAATAAAGCTATCCtatgttttctaaaaaaaaattacgttaTAAGAAATGCACTTAAGAAGATTAACCAATTAATTTGGGAATGACTTTCACTTTCTGGTTAAGTTTTAAGATAAAATACTTATATGTTGCTGATGTATTTCAGagaaaagtaacaaaatgaCAATGTGTGATCTTTTTACAATTGAAATCATCGATCAAATATCTGGGGATTGATAAAGTTATATCACTTTCGCTTCCAATATTGCCAGCTTATGATTTTCAGCATTTATGTCTGGGCAAGGATACTTTAATCTTacgttgaagattttttgagTGAACATCACATAGATGTAGAAACAACACAGCCTGTTTACCGTCTTGATTGAACGAAAAGAGACGACATCAGGCTGACTAAACGGTTTTGATGTGGATTTGGGGAAGTTTACCATGTTTTGGCACTAAAAAATTGTGGGCAAAAATTGTCTGTAGTTTTCTGTTAAATATGACAAAAGTGTATATTATAAAAGTTTCATGTTAAAACCAAGCAGATCTACCTGTACTGTTATATTTTAATGATATatacaaaattaatttctttgtcACTTTTGTCACGTTCCTTATGCATACCAGACTAGCACCATTTTAAACTTCCTGAATGGGTCAATTGCTTATTACACCCACATCATAATCTGTTTGATGCAGGAAAGTAAAACAAATCTAAAGATCGTTTAAAATTATTGCTTTAAAACCGCAACAATCAATTATTTGCAATAACTTGACATCATTGCAAATTTCTAGTCATAGCTAATAAGTccagcaatttttaaaaaagtgctgagattgtaaaaacaagaaaaattacTTTCCATTCATTTCAAGAAATTTGTCGTTGACTTGCTTCGTAACAATGAGCACGTACAATCAAACACGAAATGAATACGTGACAGTTAATTAGGCTAATTATGAACAGTGTCAATCATTATTTAGTCCAAtatcacaaaaatgaaaaatttctttGAAGACAGGCAATGATAGATTTATCCTTGCCAAGACCACCTTCATCAAGTTGCGGAAAATTGTCCACTGCAATTAA
It includes:
- the LOC130612651 gene encoding protein dead ringer homolog gives rise to the protein MQQLKAGLLTNMDEMTQHDYPSPSSTIGKIYGGEKYKMSQYGLTEYHSMPSIRSYESLRVGQERRDLKSLEHGRKVWYLGETIKKLYDLDQNPGRKLFLDEYFAFMKARGATVSKVPVVAKLPLDLFRLYHVVQKLGGFAQVVKKRKWSRVVRELDLPSSITSAAFTLRTQYMRLLYPYECEKKGIPSNFLYYEDEVGWSPESSKLSEHHYDVNSRPPKLLREDKHSSYQKEPRYHSKPESSYVELSSQSEDNIRSKLREEIGFKRKYESPASPSAKRAKSEELDRDIYEASNVQVTRPQSFDNTLLSNRPMIYNVIEDRRRYSDSDPVKKERVTPTEEKPTEEDIVRESERDMLEKENFQDEERYQYKRMIFSEEDKNYKDFVYPSFTYQEKHSNSHPRDCRDCIVSQSSPEPVRVQSVLENTRVKSHMLHRQPHNGEYYPDSRARSHLSRSLDERSFSGERSMYKRKFVNYYRPSVKNVRLSTNPSEMNITIEERTETAMALSIVVNGIKYTGTLLSNIQRP